ttaccatcttaaactgctaaaaataaaaaataaatgttctatTACACCTCTAACTGTTCGGACTTATgcgcgttttttttaattcaagcaattaaatatcaattgctttaagcatgaaggaaaacagcgtgaggaaacctgcatccctgggAGTTCTCTATAAAACTCTAAAAGTCGTGTGAATCCGCACTCGGCCGGTGTAAAGCAGAGGAAGAAAAGTTAACATACATGTTGACTGAATGGCAATCACAAAAGGATACTACCTTTCAAGGCGTCTTGCTTTTCTGTGGTAGAATGGTGATGGAGGGACAAGATTATGAAGTTGCTGAGCGCATTCGCCAAAGTTAACTTAGTTAAGTGGACAACTTTGGTAAGATAATACTTACTTAAACAGCACAAAAGCTATATTGGAAGCGAAGCAGTCAATATCCGATGTTCTCCAGGGCCTGTTTTCGTCCATAGCGTCTCCCTTTAAATGACTATCTGGCTTATAAAGTTCCAAATGGGTAAGTAACTTCAAAACTGTACCGGAATGCGAGAAAAGGAATGTTGCGTTCCGACCGCTTTTGCTGAAAATCAAAATGATCCCCATTAAAATAAACCCGCCTGTGAGCTCACTATCGatcgcttaaaacagtattattataataaatacctcttacgcaaaaacgacggggtatTATAAGTTTGGCTATGTCTGTGTGCGCGTGTGCGTCTGCGTCTGcatgtgcgtgtgcgtgtgcgtgtgcgtctttgtgtgtgtgtgtgtgcgtgtgtctgtGACATcagttaaaatcggttcaagatggccgccgccacgaGCTTAACATAATGCGgctaagatccattttactccggtGTTCGAGTGTTTCTATTCTCAAAAAACGACTtttcgattgcgagcaagcaaatcttgtactaaggttacAGTTAATTGAAGGCCAAGTAAAGTGAGTATTACACtatgttagttttaatttggGCTTATTTGTGattgaattgtttatttgaaattgttaagaaaataataaaaacaaaataacaaagatAAACTCTTTtatacacacttttttttatattttaaaacctacTTTAGACTAAACATTTATGAAacgattgtttacattataagaaaagttagaatAATTTGGAGTGTAGAAGttctttacaaaatttaaagcTTCTCGTGATGGGGTCCATAGTTGAATTTGAATGTGTCGatcttcctggcgcagtggttagcgcTGAGGTCATATAAGTGGAAGGTTCCGGGTTTAATCCCCGAGTCTAACTCTGCCTTTCCCTATCCCGCAGGAACCCTTTTGTTTAGAATCAAGAATAGCTTCAAATTTAACCCGCAGAATCGgctataagtaggtataccaaATTGCACTCCAAGGCCTTTAATGGATTCCGTAGGTACAATTTCGGAATTGATAGttcctgaattttctatggtctgatgggaagcttcggccgtggctagttgccaccctaatGACAAAGCCGTGCAATCAAGCTGTTTTGCGTTTCTAGTAGCCatgcagaaaccgattagggttataggtgttatataacttccatatccctaacagattagcatGCTAATTTTTACTGTTTCATCACGTACCACAAGGTGAGGAACCAGTCAAGAGCTACCCCATAGTGATATTAAAAACCATCCAAGCAGCAAAAGTGTAGTTACGAGTACGTTTAGTAAACAACGTAAGTCACGCGGTATTACCTCATAGTATCGAACATATTTTTCATCACCATACACGCAGCTTGTTGAGTATGCCCATAGCCGTCAacccaatatttttttagatcctCATAATATTCTAGGACCTAAAAAATAAATCCGGTTATCAAAATCACAGTGCTACTTAAAAGTTAGAAGAATCCTGATATGTATCATTTGCCCGATCCGATTATGAAATTTAGCAATTAGcaaccatactaatattataaatgagaaagtttctgtttgtttatttgttactaatCTTCGggttgatgattttttttaaaaacgtaGCTTTACTGGAGATTGTCCATCTCCATAGGATGTAATTTATCCCAGAAAAGATGCTTTTAAGTCACACGCCGGTTTTTAAGAATACATAGCattcaaacaaacttactttgatAGATTTCTCGTCGAACCCAAAACACCAGGGCGATTTTGTGTATTTGTGCCATGACGTCTCGTACCCACACACTCTATACATTAAGACGACTTGTTCTGGAATACAATATTAACACTATTATAAGATCAACCCATTGCAGAGCACGATTTTTTAAGCCATCAGTAAAGCAaacttaaattaacaaaaacattatGTTTAAGGAATCATGACGtctatattaatgaaaaagtgcattaaaaaaatattaatactatcCAGAGCACGATTTTAAAGCGGAGTCAGTGAAGCAAACTTAAATTACTAGAAACATTTGGTTTAAGGAATCATGAAAAAGtgcattaaaacaatataaatactaaagaaAAACCCATACATAGCGCGATTTTGGAAGCGGACAGTGAAGCAAACTTAAATTACTAGAAACATTTGGTTTAAGGAATCATGAAAAAGtgcattaaaacaatataaatactaaagaaAAACCCATACAGAGCACGATTTTTAAAGCGGAGTCAGTGAAGCAAACTTAAATTACTGGAAAAATTTGGTTTAAGGAATTCATGGAAATATACAATAAAGTCCAATTAAAAagacattcaaaaaaaaattttagaagtGTTCAGTGAAAAAATTGGTCCACGGAGTCAACACAAAAGCCGCCGGCACGCTGACACAGCACAGAAATCAGCAAGTTGGCGGCTTTGGTGTGTAGACTTCATAAGAAACCAGCTGCATCAATATATGCGAAAAAgtgcgtatttttatatcaacagATGAGATGGCAAACCATCTAGGTCCTTGTGGACTTATTCTAAGTAGAATCTGCATACCTACCGGATGTATctaagatattataattatagatttaattactataAACAGACAAGAACAAAATGACGATTATTCATTAAACCACGAGTAAGTCAGGATTAAGATTATAATACACCAAATTAATGAATAAGTACCTAACGAGATATtaggaaaatgtaaaaaataaaaaaataaaatatttaaaaaaaatccttttacgGCCCGCACATTGGCATGAAACGTTGCAAACTACGAGCACTGTGGCATTCTACTATCATTAATAGGaattaaatttaagtattaattttaagaCTTCGTAACACGTATGGCCATAATGATGCAATATAGTATGCATTATAAGGATGTTTGTATTCTCTATCGCATACAAATTCGTTACAGAGTGCCTAATtacgtaataatttaaaacccTTAAAATTCAAGGGTGGTCTTATCGTTTAAGCAATCCCTTTCAGGCAATCCTTAGATAAAGTAATTAATGAGTGTGAGTGTAGAATGAGTAAATAATGACAAAGTGAAAGCCTCGATACCCTGATCGGAAATAAGTCGGTATGTGCCGAGATGCAATAGCCTGGAATGATGTTTGCGTATTAGTTCCACAGACTATAGGAAAAAGATGTGTACTCTAGAGAAACAACAAAACCACTCACTCTTAAGTCCAGCGAATAGTTCCTATGACGCAGGTTATATGACTAATATAGTCAGTTCTTGGTACTTACAAGCTAGATTCGCAAACTTTTTGAATTGTCTTTTCTCTGTTGCAACCTTTTTCCTTTAGTCTGTGGCTTATATGTCGCGTTAAGTAAAAGGAGCACAAACGATCGACAAACACATTGGACACCGTATACAGTGGCATTAAAAGaagtttatgaatattaagttaGTGTGAACAATTAAGCGTAAAATATACACAggacttttttctttttaacaacGGCAACCCTAGTGATATGACAAATACATATCtatgtaaattcaaatttattattaaatcagagcatttaaaaatatcctatagCGATATTGGAAAACGTGTTGCAGTGGCggtatcacagaattaagaacatacagaatcctcattcaggctttattgcatgcagtgcattgtgtccaaaaacagagaaaaagCCCCAAGTACGTCATACTTCAAACCCGGGGAATGTTGCTACCccacaaacatttcccattttcctttatattctactattaagcgTGCGAAATTTAAAGTGCACAACAAGAGCAATCACAAGAAGACGAAGAAGACGAGAAGAACAACAGCAAACATGGTTGGAAAATCgtgttgagcaagcattgaaaagtaattaattaaattgtgggaaacgtttagaacattagaggtgaaaTATTTATTGTCAACTACTAAATGAATAAAGTGAATAACCACCTTTTCaataaacactactaaagtggagtggtttttaatagTAGCCGTGTATACAGTTTctgtacgtttttaattctgtgggcGGTATCTCTGTTCTGGTTCTATCACTGTTCTGGTTCAaaactcaattaattaattcaattttagatAGATTGATACATTATTGCACATGTACATATtcgttattaataatacaaatgaAGTAATATaacggcacaaaaccgtggaatttggaactccctacaaaagacctatgtccagcagtggacgtctatcggttgatatgatgatgatatgataaatatattttcagaaaGAAAATACTAGTGATGTAAACTAAATATCTTTAAGATTGTTTAGAAATACTTAGATCGGGTAGATCGGTAATTCGACGGGTTGCGGATGTAATACAACAAAAATCTACTTTAATGAAAATCCCTCTTCTTACATGAAATGCACGATGAACTTgttatttaagtctcattagCAGCAAATGCGAATAGAAAAGCTAGCTACAATATTCTGCAAGCTACTGCACAAATCCACAAACCCAGGGTCAAAGCTTTGTCAAGGCCAAGTCTTTTGGACACAGACAGCAAAGTGTCGTTCATTTCTTTGCTTTGGCCGAACAAAGCTACCTCCTTATATGTGTCTGGATTTCTCTTGACCTGCTTTTGCCACCTGTCACAGTGTTTGTAAAACTGAAAAGCCCACCCGGGTGTAGGtattttaaaggaaaatttgtTAGTTTCCTATCGCAACAATATCATCACAAACTCAACAGccatccacagaattaagaacatacagaaaccgtttacacgactaatattgaaggatcaaaaaccactccactttagaatggtttctcgaacaaacggtaaGTCACCTCATATTAACTAGAagtttacagtaattattttacctgtaatgttcTAGACGAAATTTGAAAGTGGAAAAAAGTTTGTGGCTAGCCGCACAAACTTttaacattccgcgggtgttaaGTGacacgtgcgcggggcgtttttactgtttttggacacaatacactgcgtacattaatggctgaatgaggattctgtatgttcttaattcaatgcagTCATCATAGTTTActgatgttataaatgcgaaagtttggatgaATGTTTGTTATTCAATCCCGACAGAACGGCTGAATGGAATCCTGGAAAAAATTACGTTTCCCGTGTTTGTTTTTCAAAGAGATCGAAATATTGTTGCATAGTGGTAGTTCAGGGGTCAGgagctagcacgggcaggagataaaaattatatcccccgatcccgattatatatatatatatatatatatatattcaaggAATATAATtcacgtgcccacctgctataTCACtttaacatggaataggagaatttACCCCGGTTTATTAATACCCATTTCTAATATGGATgctatttccacttgtgcgccagtgctctgagagttaataaagctgtgggagaagataaatttatatcctttccccagggatataattgtctcctgcccatgcgaGCCGTGCTGAGAATAACACTTTTAAATATTGTGGCCCTGATACAGTAAACGTCTAAATGACACTTACCGAATTACGATATAGTTTCAAAAAGTATAGCAATAAAACTCCTTGTACTTGCCCACTGGCAACACAGTGTCATCTTTAAAGACAAGGTCAAATAAGAGGCGACCGTTTGAACAAGTATTGCGAAAAATTACATGTGTATAATATACAACGTTTGaatgaaaaacgaaataatacttcactttcgaggtatattatgtactaacttatatgtgaaaccgaaaacctaatagtttgtaaaccactgccatagtttttaatgaaaaatatcagatacagtcctaacatcgcataaaatcatgtgactcctctgtcactttattaggtacgcgtcgcgtagcgtagatactatgcgcgtgttggttttttatcttctatagggttgtcataagaaatcacttagaatgttttgcaTAAGTTGGTATGGAAAAAAATcatgacggccgactgacgcagtgggctgcgacgctgctttctgagttttaggccgtgggttcgattcccacaactgtggaaaatgtttgtgtgatgaacatgattgctttttagtgtctgggcgtttatctgtatattataagtatttgtgaattatattcataaaaatattcaacagctatcttagtacccataacacaagctacgcttactttggggctagatggcgatgtgtctattgtcgtagtatatttatttattttatacttatgtatCCATCAATATTATgacgtaattctgttacacgttgtatatgaatGAGTCCTTTTTCTATGGACGACAATGCGTTGCTAACTCGTTGCCACAACGTGAGCTAATATGGTAAGCGTAGCAGTGATTGTCGATGTTGAGCGGTTGTGTTATACACTCGTTCTTTTACCAATCATTGTTGAGCTGCTAAGTTTGCTTTTAACAGTGACGCCGGGATAACTTCTTAGTGAATAACTAGTTGAACGTCGAATGAGCGGAggcttttaaaatatgttaccttattgaaataattatgttttcttCAAGTTAATTCTACAATGTTgatatcattaaataaaaaaagttcctTACTCGTAATGTAGTATCAACTTTGAGAGCTGGTTCAAAGAAAACCTGTTGCGAATTTTTCTTGTCAAATAAACCAATTGTAAAGTATTTTGCACTTTGCTGAGCTCTTTGTGTTGCTGTATATCGGAACTGAAACAAAACATAAcacatttacttataatattgtattcttTAGTATTCAACTAAATATATACGTATGTACGAAAATACTAACTGaactttactaataatatttatataatattatatatatttataatttgtttgtacatattttataatactttaaatcCTAAGATTACTATGACTATACTTcacattatattcataatttgAAGAACGAAATACATAGCACCCAGAGTacaggtatttattttaaaaagtagtcAATACACTAACACTTGGCTGCAATCAAACCTTGAAGATACCTGTTTACATATATAtgaggtatattataagtagtggCTAAGGGCAGCCAGAAGAGCATTGTTATCTCTGGTATTAGTTTTGTCTATGGATGGCAGATTAGAAATTTCATTTATAGTCTTACCATGAAGGTCTCattgttgtatttatttttaatagcattAGGGAATCTCTTTTGCATGCGCTCAGCAAGCAGTATCATTTCATCTTGACCCTCAAGGGTAAGATAGTTTTCCTGCTCCAATGGGATACCATTGCTCCAATTCTCAAACCATtgcaatttttctttatttaatggacctatgacataaaaataaaacactttaaccattacaaataaattgatCCATTGCCAATTAGAATTATATCTATAGAATcctttattcaattaaataaagataaaataaaatttagatacTACACGTGAATTGcttgctttttttgttttaataaaatacaaataattatttcacaaaTAGGAAAATTTTAGTTgatcttaaatattattatttttgtgttatatGGATTTCTAGAATAAAATCACATTAAAGTAAcatggtgggtctaagctctatcTAGGTGCACATTAGTGCGTAAGGCCAAGTTTTGAGCCATTAAATGTTTATAACCCTCTAAACAAATTTAGTTCATGTTTCAAGAATTCTACAAAATCTATTTATGTTAAAGAaaattgtgttagttacaccatttataactcaagaacggcttgaccaaatttttatgatatttgattttttggattcctgttagaccggaataggataataagtattaaaataaaacattcatcaaaaaaaaaaatatccgcggtaAGAAGTTCTCCAGGACAGCTAGTTTGAGATAAATGTAATGCAAAACTTTAAATCCCTACAAGGAACCATCACATAATaacaagattttatttaatggaaTGGAGGTTCCTACTTTAAGATCTAATACATTCTAGCTTTCTAATACTGGGCTATATCAACCTACTCTCTGCTTAGTctcatattatatattcaaataataaacccTGTTTTGCATTAAAGGCTTAATATTTGCCAACCTTTTCCGCTTCTATTCCTTAATAAAATATCCACTCTCAAATCTTTTAATATAGTACTTATGGCAACAATGTCTTTAACACTGGGTAATCTTGTGCCATGTCGTGCAACCATCCATATTTTTGAATCTTTGcaatctgtaacaaagttaattTGTGTTGTaattttcaaaagtatttttaacatCCCTTGGGAACAGTACTTTTTTCTGAATGAAAGTACTCTGTCCATTTCTATGCCTCTAAAAATGAGTATGCAAAATTCCATATTGATTGATTGAGATGTTaaggtgtttatttttttgagaACGGTGAACCCaatttcatataattatatgaaattAAGCTAAAATAAAGCAGTTTAAGTTTAAGAGGATTTTATTAGGgacatgtaatttattttaaatactgctTAGTTTGCTTTGACATCTTTAACTGTATGGGCCCTGCAATTCTCAAACATGATAGCTATGCTGGATGCCCATGCTATTCTATTCTTAAGTATTATGCTATTTATAAGGTCAGTATGAGATGGCCATGCATAGTAGTGTTTGTATGGGGGTTTCACAGTACACTTCAACAATTTTATAGGAAATCAGGGTGTACTGTACAGAACTGTTAATAAAACAGTAAAACTAAATTGTGTCTTGTTTTGTTGCTTCGATGTGTCAGACAAGACTTAGCACTATGCTAGATCAAAATTAAGAAACAAGTTAAAGTAGTATGTGCCCATGATGACAATAGACAGAATAAGTCCACAGGTCCTAATTGTAATTtctatttaaattgataattcttaTGGGCTCTGGGCCATATTACTCTATGATACTTACTTGGGAAATTTATTTTAGAGTCGTCTTTGTTGGATTTAAATCTGTAAGGGGTACGAGTTCCCAAATGATTCCGAATTTCATCTGAATTGAGAGCGGTTGCAGTCAAAGCATAACTAAATACTATGACAAGACTTATAACATAGAAAGTGCATACATAAGATAGGAAAGACTTTttcatttcttaattttaaatttaaaaaaacctaaaaaaaacaaaatttaaatgtttgttttcaaaCCCACAGTTCAAAacaatgacaattttttttt
The Pararge aegeria chromosome 6, ilParAegt1.1, whole genome shotgun sequence genome window above contains:
- the LOC120624523 gene encoding multiple inositol polyphosphate phosphatase 1-like isoform X2 encodes the protein MVARHGTRLPSVKDIVAISTILKDLRVDILLRNRSGKGPLNKEKLQWFENWSNGIPLEQENYLTLEGQDEMILLAERMQKRFPNAIKNKYNNETFMFRYTATQRAQQSAKYFTIGLFDKKNSQQVFFEPALKVDTTLRFYKHCDRWQKQVKRNPDTYKEVALFGQSKEMNDTLLSVSKRLGLDKALTLEQVVLMYRVCGYETSWHKYTKSPWCFGFDEKSIKVLEYYEDLKKYWVDGYGHTQQAACMVMKNMFDTMSKSGRNATFLFSHSGTVLKLLTHLELYKPDSHLKGDAMDENRPWRTSDIDCFASNIAFVLFKCKDGDKILTLHQEKVVKLPMCEKKLCPLNELKKQFHNTIHNCNFTDLCSIN
- the LOC120624523 gene encoding multiple inositol polyphosphate phosphatase 1-like isoform X1 → MKKSFLSYVCTFYVISLVIVFSYALTATALNSDEIRNHLGTRTPYRFKSNKDDSKINFPNCKDSKIWMVARHGTRLPSVKDIVAISTILKDLRVDILLRNRSGKGPLNKEKLQWFENWSNGIPLEQENYLTLEGQDEMILLAERMQKRFPNAIKNKYNNETFMFRYTATQRAQQSAKYFTIGLFDKKNSQQVFFEPALKVDTTLRFYKHCDRWQKQVKRNPDTYKEVALFGQSKEMNDTLLSVSKRLGLDKALTLEQVVLMYRVCGYETSWHKYTKSPWCFGFDEKSIKVLEYYEDLKKYWVDGYGHTQQAACMVMKNMFDTMSKSGRNATFLFSHSGTVLKLLTHLELYKPDSHLKGDAMDENRPWRTSDIDCFASNIAFVLFKCKDGDKILTLHQEKVVKLPMCEKKLCPLNELKKQFHNTIHNCNFTDLCSIN